GGGCTCACCCACCTGCTGGTGTACGGCACGCCCGAACAGGTCGTCCGGCGCATCACCGAGTACGCGGACGCGGGCGCGCAGGAGCTGGTGTTCGCGCCCGCGTGCCTGGCCGCGGAGCTGGATCCGATGATCGAGAAGTTCGCCGGCGAGGTGCTGCCCGCGGTCGCCGACGGGAGGAGCGTCTGTTGAGCGGTGCGATCGACAAGGTGCTGGTGGCCAACCGTGGCGAGATCGCGGTGCGCGTCGTCCGGGCCTGCAGGGACGCGGGCATCACGAGCGTCGCCGTGTACGCCGACCCAGATAGGGACGCGCCGCACGTGCGCCTGGCCGACGAGGCACACCCGCTCTACGGGTCGACCGCGGCGGAGACGTACCTCGACGCCGACAAGCTGCTCGACGTGGCCAAGGCGACCGGCGCGGACACCGTCCATCCCGGGTACGGATTCCTGTCGGAGAACGCGGACTTCGCAGAGGCGGTGCTCGGCGCGGGGTTGACCTGGGTCGGTCCGCCACCGCAGGCGATCCGTGACCTGGGCGACAAGGTGACCGCCCGGCGCATCGCGGCACGGGCTGGCGCGCCGCTGGCGCCGGGTACCGAGGACCCGGTGTCGGGTCCTGACGACGTGGTGGCGTTCGCGCGGGAGTTCGGGCTTCCTGTCGCGATCAAGGCGGCGTTCGGTGGCGGCGGCCGCGGACTGAAGGTGGCGCGAACCGTCGAGGAGATCCCCGACCTCTACGACTCGGCGGTGCGGGAGGCGGTCGCGGCGTTCGGTCGCGGCGACTGCTTCGTGGAGCGCTACCTCGACCGGTCACGGCACGTCGAGGCGCAGATCCTCGCCGACCAGCACGGCACCATCGTGGTCGTCGGCACGCGCGACTGCTCGCTGCAGCGGCGGCACCAGAAACTGGTGGAAGAAGCCCCCGCCCCGTACCTGACCGCCGAGCAGCGCACGACCATCCACTCGTCCGCGAAGGCGATCTGCCGGGCGGCCAGCTACCACGGGGCGGGGACGGTCGAGTACCTCGTCGGCGCCGACGGCACGGTCTCGTTCCTCGAGGTCAACACGCGGCTGCAGGTCGAGCACCCGGTGACCGAGGAGACCACGGGCGTCGACCTGGTACGCGAGCAGTTCCGCATCGCCGCCGGGCACCGGCTGACCGTCCCCGACGACCCCCCGCCCGTGGGACACGCCATCGAGTTCAGGATCAACGGCGAGGACCCGGGCAACGGCTTCCTGCCCGTGCCCGGCAGGATCACCCGATTCCACGTACCGAACGGCCCGGGCATCAGGGTCGACTCCGGAGTGGAGACCGGCACCGTCACCGGCGGCCAGTTCGACTCGCTGCTGGCCAAGCTGGTCGTGTCCGGCCCCGATCGCGACACCGCGCTCGCACGCAGCAGGCGCGCACTCGCCGAGATGTCCGTCGAGGGCATCGCCACCGTGCTGCCGTTTCACCGCGCCGTGGTCCGGGACCCCGCGTTCACCACGGAACACGGGTTCACCGTGCACACCCGGTGGATCGAGACCGAGTTCGACAACCGCATCGAGCCGTACGGCGCACCGACCGAGGACGACGCCGGCGACGCGGTGACCGTGTTCGTCGGTGGGCGTGCGATGCGGGTGGCGCTGCCCGGGCTGCGCACGCTCGGCGAGATCGGCGAGCGGATCCGCGCCGAGGCAAGCGAGCAGGTAGCCGGCGACCGCACGGCCGGCGCGACCGGCGCCGCGGTCACGACACCGATGCAGGGCACCGTCGTGCAGGTCGCGGTGACCGAAGGGCAGCGGGTGGCCGAGGGCGACCTGGTCGCCGTCGTCGAG
This DNA window, taken from Streptosporangiales bacterium, encodes the following:
- a CDS encoding ATP-grasp domain-containing protein codes for the protein MDKVLVANRGEIAVRVVRACRDAGITSVAVYADPDRDAPHVRLADEAHPLYGSTAAETYLDADKLLDVAKATGADTVHPGYGFLSENADFAEAVLGAGLTWVGPPPQAIRDLGDKVTARRIAARAGAPLAPGTEDPVSGPDDVVAFAREFGLPVAIKAAFGGGGRGLKVARTVEEIPDLYDSAVREAVAAFGRGDCFVERYLDRSRHVEAQILADQHGTIVVVGTRDCSLQRRHQKLVEEAPAPYLTAEQRTTIHSSAKAICRAASYHGAGTVEYLVGADGTVSFLEVNTRLQVEHPVTEETTGVDLVREQFRIAAGHRLTVPDDPPPVGHAIEFRINGEDPGNGFLPVPGRITRFHVPNGPGIRVDSGVETGTVTGGQFDSLLAKLVVSGPDRDTALARSRRALAEMSVEGIATVLPFHRAVVRDPAFTTEHGFTVHTRWIETEFDNRIEPYGAPTEDDAGDAVTVFVGGRAMRVALPGLRTLGEIGERIRAEASEQVAGDRTAGATGAAVTTPMQGTVVQVAVTEGQRVAEGDLVAVVEAMKMENPVTAHRSGVVRGLTVQVGDARARGDVLCLVEDEPDGSDSG